The nucleotide sequence CCTCACGCACCGAGATCACCGTCATGTGCATCTCGCGCACGTCCCACAGCTCGCGCACCCGGCGCTCGGCCTCCGCGATGATCTGCTTGCCGAGGCCCGCCCCCTGGAGTTCCGGCCGGACGGCGAACATGCCGAAGTAGGCGGCCTCGTCGCGGTGCTCCAGCTGGCAGCAGGCGACGATCTCGCCGTCGCGCTCGACGACCAGGAGCCGGCTGCCGGGCGTGGTGATCACGGCGGCCACGCCCTCGGGGTCGGTGCGCTGCCCCTGGAGGATGTCCGCCTCCGTGGTCCAGCCGCCCCGGCTGGCGTCGCCCCGGTAGGCCGACTCCACGAGCGG is from Streptomyces venezuelae ATCC 10712 and encodes:
- a CDS encoding GNAT family N-acetyltransferase — protein: MDTATPQETGRISYREAVLDDVPALVPLVESAYRGDASRGGWTTEADILQGQRTDPEGVAAVITTPGSRLLVVERDGEIVACCQLEHRDEAAYFGMFAVRPELQGAGLGKQIIAEAERRVRELWDVREMHMTVISVREELIAWYERRGYRRTGRMTPFPYGDERFGLPQRDDLEFELLVKPLG